The following are encoded in a window of Gasterosteus aculeatus chromosome 5, fGasAcu3.hap1.1, whole genome shotgun sequence genomic DNA:
- the eif2ak1 gene encoding eukaryotic translation initiation factor 2-alpha kinase 1 isoform X3: MYKQDRVIIRIRASDTDNNREVLMAGRRYPSVQEFASAIPNHLLLGSLLEHLCFVYESNPTRSRTLFKVIGQRLAAMNLLSPLAISDEFSTVRLQHNRAFTELLHAASSSLYPQGQQAAGSNAHKPAVRPKEGLFQAQTSRYLSEFEEVFRLGKGSYGKVFKVMNKLDGQFYAVKKILIRKVSKDDCMKVLREVKVLSSLLHMNVVGYHTAWMEHVQPASYPESLLPALQPPEQLDSSDESSDNSNSSSIVFQSLSQAPTDSRANVPPREAEPLGALGAAPVCAETTRQIPKNYVPCVFLGQGGPPKSSKCPAMGWEGAALVEEESSRGGIELNNNSCIDGEFQQWASKRRAANSSKEFHLMLYIQMQLCERSLKDWISERNTKPKEQTPGCPYGCVDTEHTLRLLRGILEGVKYIHSRGMMHRDLKPRNIFLLGNDCHVRIGDFGLACRDIIMEGHKSTPSSISESSHTTGVGTFVYAAPEQLKGSHYDSKSDMYSIGVLALELFQPFGTEMERVRTLGDLREGNISDSFCRRWPVLSKFIMKLTNKEPSVRPTASQLLQSELFCSKDIVIHSLQRRVEEQEGEIMQLRRQISRLQSSEVTVSVSESDEAKAL, from the exons ATGTACAAACAAGACCGGGTCATAATTCGCATTCGAG CGTCCGACACAGATAACAACCGTGAGGTGTTGATGGCTGGCCGGCGTTACCCGTCCGTCCAGGAGTTCGCCTCAGCCATACCCAACCACCTTCTCCTGGGCTCCCTGCTGGAGCACCTGTGCTTTGTCTACGAGAGCAACCCCACGCGCTCCCGCACGCTCTTCAAAG TCATTGGCCAGCGTTTAGCGGCCATGAACCTCCTCTCACCGTTGGCCATAAGTGACGAGTTCAGCACCGTCAGGCTGCAGCACAACCGGGCCTTCACTGAGCTGCTTCACGCTGCCAGCTCCTCGCTGTATCCACAG GGCCAGCAAGCTGCCGGCTCCAACGCGCACAAGCCTGCTGTCAG ACCCAAGGAGGGGCTGTTTCAAGCACAAACGTCCCGCTATCTCAGTGAATTTGAAGAAGTGTTTAGACTGGGAAAAGGCTCTTATGGAAAGGTTTTTAAG GTTATGAACAAATTAGATGGACAGTTTTATGCTGTGAAGAAAATTCTCATCAGAAAAGTCTCAAAGGATGACTGCATGAAG gTCCTCAGGGAAGTCAAAGTGTTATCCAGCCTGCTGCATATGAATGTTGTGGGCTATCACACTGCGTGGATGGAGCATGTTCAGCCTGCGTCAT ATCCTGAGTCTCTCCTTCCGGCGCTGCAGCCCCCTGAACAACTGGACAG CTCCGATGAGAGCTCCGACAACAGCAACAGCTCCTCCATAGTTTTTCAAAGCCTCAGTCAAGCCCCAACAGACTCCAGAGCCAACGTGCCCCCGAGAGAGGCCGAGCCCCTCGGCGCTTTGGGTGCAGCTCCAGTGTGTGCCGAGACCACGCGCCAGATTCCCAAGAACTACGTCCCCTGTGTGTTCCTGGGACAGGGAGGTCCACCCAAGAGCTCCAAATGTCCAGCGATGGGTTGGGAGGGCGCAGCACTGGTAGAAGAGGAGTCCAGCAGGGGGGGCATCGAACTGAACAACAACTCCTGCATCGACGGGGAATTTCAGCAGTGGGCCAGCAAAAGACGTGCGGCGAACTCTTCTAAAGAG ttccacctgatgctctaCATCCAGATGCAGCTGTGTGAGCGCTCACTGAAGGACTGGATCTCCGAGAGGAACACCAAGCCCAAAGAGCAAACCCCAGGAT GCCCTTATGGATGTGTTGACACCGAACACACCCTCCGTCTGCTCAGAGGGATCCTGGAAGGAGTGAAGTACATCCACTCCAGGGGAATGATGCACAGGGACCTGAAG ccCAGGAACATTTTCCTCCTCGGTAACGACTGCCATGTTCGAATTGGGGACTTTGGCTTGGCCTGCAGGGATATAATAATGGAGGGCCATAAAAGCACCCCATCGTCCATCAGTG AGTCTTCACATACTACAGGTGTTGGCACGTTTGTGTATGCCGCTCCCGAACAACTGAAGGGCTCCCATTATGATTCAAAG TCAGACATGTACAGCATCGGGGTCCTGGCTCTCGAACTTTTCCAGCCGTTCGGGACTGAGATGGAGCGGGTCCGGACCCTGGGGGACCTGAGGGAGGGGAACATCTCAGACTCGTTCTGCCGGAGATGGCCCGTCCTGTCCAAGTTCATTATGAAGCTGACGAACAAGGAGCCAAGTGTTCGTCCCACAGCCAGCCAGCTTCTACAGAGTGAACTCTTCTGCAGTAAAGACATA GTGATCCACAGTTTACAAAGAAGGGTtgaagagcaggagggagaaatcATGCAGCTGAGGAGACAGATCAGTCGGCTTCAAAGCTCAGAAGTCACAGTTAGTGTCTCTGAGTCTGATGAGGCCAAAGCCTTATAG
- the eif2ak1 gene encoding eukaryotic translation initiation factor 2-alpha kinase 1 isoform X1: MFSSTSGLARTEESSGSGSNLSIFCHFNPLKTHGTGSNVSLFAAASEEDDEVRFDTSDTDNNREVLMAGRRYPSVQEFASAIPNHLLLGSLLEHLCFVYESNPTRSRTLFKVIGQRLAAMNLLSPLAISDEFSTVRLQHNRAFTELLHAASSSLYPQGQQAAGSNAHKPAVRPKEGLFQAQTSRYLSEFEEVFRLGKGSYGKVFKVMNKLDGQFYAVKKILIRKVSKDDCMKVLREVKVLSSLLHMNVVGYHTAWMEHVQPASYPESLLPALQPPEQLDSSDESSDNSNSSSIVFQSLSQAPTDSRANVPPREAEPLGALGAAPVCAETTRQIPKNYVPCVFLGQGGPPKSSKCPAMGWEGAALVEEESSRGGIELNNNSCIDGEFQQWASKRRAANSSKEFHLMLYIQMQLCERSLKDWISERNTKPKEQTPGCPYGCVDTEHTLRLLRGILEGVKYIHSRGMMHRDLKPRNIFLLGNDCHVRIGDFGLACRDIIMEGHKSTPSSISESSHTTGVGTFVYAAPEQLKGSHYDSKSDMYSIGVLALELFQPFGTEMERVRTLGDLREGNISDSFCRRWPVLSKFIMKLTNKEPSVRPTASQLLQSELFCSKDIVIHSLQRRVEEQEGEIMQLRRQISRLQSSEVTVSVSESDEAKAL; the protein is encoded by the exons ATGTTCAGTTCGACGTCCGGACTCGCGAGGACCGAGGAAAGTTCTGGAAGTGGCAGCAACCTTTCGATATTCTGTCATTTCAATCCCCTCAAGACACATGGAACCGGGAGTAACGTGAGCCTGTTCGCGGCTGCTAGCGAAGAGGACGACGAAGTCCGCTTTGACA CGTCCGACACAGATAACAACCGTGAGGTGTTGATGGCTGGCCGGCGTTACCCGTCCGTCCAGGAGTTCGCCTCAGCCATACCCAACCACCTTCTCCTGGGCTCCCTGCTGGAGCACCTGTGCTTTGTCTACGAGAGCAACCCCACGCGCTCCCGCACGCTCTTCAAAG TCATTGGCCAGCGTTTAGCGGCCATGAACCTCCTCTCACCGTTGGCCATAAGTGACGAGTTCAGCACCGTCAGGCTGCAGCACAACCGGGCCTTCACTGAGCTGCTTCACGCTGCCAGCTCCTCGCTGTATCCACAG GGCCAGCAAGCTGCCGGCTCCAACGCGCACAAGCCTGCTGTCAG ACCCAAGGAGGGGCTGTTTCAAGCACAAACGTCCCGCTATCTCAGTGAATTTGAAGAAGTGTTTAGACTGGGAAAAGGCTCTTATGGAAAGGTTTTTAAG GTTATGAACAAATTAGATGGACAGTTTTATGCTGTGAAGAAAATTCTCATCAGAAAAGTCTCAAAGGATGACTGCATGAAG gTCCTCAGGGAAGTCAAAGTGTTATCCAGCCTGCTGCATATGAATGTTGTGGGCTATCACACTGCGTGGATGGAGCATGTTCAGCCTGCGTCAT ATCCTGAGTCTCTCCTTCCGGCGCTGCAGCCCCCTGAACAACTGGACAG CTCCGATGAGAGCTCCGACAACAGCAACAGCTCCTCCATAGTTTTTCAAAGCCTCAGTCAAGCCCCAACAGACTCCAGAGCCAACGTGCCCCCGAGAGAGGCCGAGCCCCTCGGCGCTTTGGGTGCAGCTCCAGTGTGTGCCGAGACCACGCGCCAGATTCCCAAGAACTACGTCCCCTGTGTGTTCCTGGGACAGGGAGGTCCACCCAAGAGCTCCAAATGTCCAGCGATGGGTTGGGAGGGCGCAGCACTGGTAGAAGAGGAGTCCAGCAGGGGGGGCATCGAACTGAACAACAACTCCTGCATCGACGGGGAATTTCAGCAGTGGGCCAGCAAAAGACGTGCGGCGAACTCTTCTAAAGAG ttccacctgatgctctaCATCCAGATGCAGCTGTGTGAGCGCTCACTGAAGGACTGGATCTCCGAGAGGAACACCAAGCCCAAAGAGCAAACCCCAGGAT GCCCTTATGGATGTGTTGACACCGAACACACCCTCCGTCTGCTCAGAGGGATCCTGGAAGGAGTGAAGTACATCCACTCCAGGGGAATGATGCACAGGGACCTGAAG ccCAGGAACATTTTCCTCCTCGGTAACGACTGCCATGTTCGAATTGGGGACTTTGGCTTGGCCTGCAGGGATATAATAATGGAGGGCCATAAAAGCACCCCATCGTCCATCAGTG AGTCTTCACATACTACAGGTGTTGGCACGTTTGTGTATGCCGCTCCCGAACAACTGAAGGGCTCCCATTATGATTCAAAG TCAGACATGTACAGCATCGGGGTCCTGGCTCTCGAACTTTTCCAGCCGTTCGGGACTGAGATGGAGCGGGTCCGGACCCTGGGGGACCTGAGGGAGGGGAACATCTCAGACTCGTTCTGCCGGAGATGGCCCGTCCTGTCCAAGTTCATTATGAAGCTGACGAACAAGGAGCCAAGTGTTCGTCCCACAGCCAGCCAGCTTCTACAGAGTGAACTCTTCTGCAGTAAAGACATA GTGATCCACAGTTTACAAAGAAGGGTtgaagagcaggagggagaaatcATGCAGCTGAGGAGACAGATCAGTCGGCTTCAAAGCTCAGAAGTCACAGTTAGTGTCTCTGAGTCTGATGAGGCCAAAGCCTTATAG
- the usp42 gene encoding ubiquitin carboxyl-terminal hydrolase 42 has product MTIVDRSSEKSDHESVGCKRSPFTSGNVGMDGSCSSSWAMGPSMSGDSPRLKAAGGCLGPTPGAAVYNTPSSVDWPKEQVMSGGDGIDSPQKVLFLQERLNLKWTQVHRIGAGLQNMGNTCFLNSALQCLTYTPPFTNYLLTREHSKTCHEPGFCMMCTMQNHIIQVFANSGNVIKPIGVLNELKRIAKHFRYGSQEDAHEFLRYTVDAMQKSCLPGTKLDRQTQATTFIHQVFGGYLRSRVKCLNCKAVSDTFDPFLDITLEIKTAPSVSKALEQFVKPEQLDGENAYKCTKCKKMVTASKRFTIHRSSNVLTLSLKRFANFSGGKITKDVKYPEYLDLRPFTSQSQGEPLVYGLYAVLVHSGFSCHAGHYFCYVKASNGQWYQMNDSSVSVSDIRSVLNQQAYVLFYVKSRDVRRAGDYSHMSHNPGVPGQSSPRPVVIPRINTTVHHGNTGFIGPQLPPHMTKRNLHVNGNGSLRDYPTNSKPSTSVVGKRNHGPASSSASISHSISRPTMIPDHDKRQKLSFFIGQGKLNRPSSSSSYSQPSSASGSSCSSSSLSSSQSTSDVRFVPRQLNHASRSNGDHHASFLVPYGQESSEESDQENCGSLAASHLNGNKRTGAAFDHSTRATNGLSAVHHNGNGLHGPTNGVSECSQNGHHHEHHKVNGHDPPDKVSGSNHGGFSSVTAVAANGLDSDHSQTSDEAHNSSSSKASSSPGIHPASGDSQHLSAPDTRASDASEPLPQHAAPSAVTSPPSAAPTKTHSVSSKESSSPAARHCDPTASSVPPDCSRKHNGASAAPQKVCSGGGDARDFPPTCSASAGTERRGDSDSDSKEKHQFKPSLRGHEVQSYRECERDRSYWDRDRERHYRDRSHRRPYRERFPPHSRSYRDSGSEQRRERSLQHSRERDRDRCSNHHHHYHSRRYKEDRGRERRGRGSPSREKCPDRGRRRRPDSRESRGSGGRERDRYPAKEENSSEPETSTKSMDSPTQACRSALGSAPDGGDQNHRRLADPPSKERDDGSEARRSGKHKKSKKKKKSKDKDRRRDSGSSEVDSDRATETKKKKKKKKKRSRDGEPRSPGASRRQRSRSSEEEESRKRRHDDTKEAQRDRVSLPEKRRRPDHTDPVSSNHAAPTYGSCHLHLNGHRAIDGVPPPKSASKIPNAWK; this is encoded by the exons ATGACCATAGTTGACAGATCTTCAGAGAAGTCTGACCACGAGTCAGTCGGGTGTAAGCGATCTCCCTTCACCAGTGGAAACGTGGGGATGGACGGTAGCTGTTCCAGCAGCTGGGCGATGGGTCCGTCCATGTCCGGCGACTCTCCGAGGCTGAAGGCCGCAGGAGGCTGCCTCGGCCCGACGCCCGGAGCCGCAGTCTACAACACGCCCTCCTCGGTGGACTGGCCCAAGGAGCAGG tgaTGAGCGGTGGTGATGGCATCGACTCGCCCCAGAAGGTCCTTTTCCTTCAAGAGCGGCTCAACCTAAAGTGGACTCAGGTTCACCGCATTGGTGCAGGCCTGCAGAACATGGGGAACACCTGCTTTCTTAACTCAGCCCTGCAGTGTCTCACTTACACACCTCCTTTTACTAACTATTTGCTGACACGGGAGCACTCCAAAACAT GTCACGAGCCGGGGTTCTGTATGATGTGCACCATGCAAAACCACATCATTCAGGTTTTTGCAAACTCTGGAAATGTCATTAAGCCCATTGGTGTGCTGAATGAGCTCAAAA GGATTGCTAAGCACTTCCGCTATGGAAGCCAGGAGGATGCCCACGAGTTCCTGCGGTACACAGTGGACGCTATGCAAAAGTCCTGCTTACCTGGAACCAA ATTGGACCGACAAACGCAGGCAACCACTTTCATCCATCAAGTATTTGGCGGGTACCTACGGTCCAGAG ttaaatgtttaaactgCAAAGCAGTCTCTGATACATTCGACCCTTTTCTAGATATAACTCTAGAAATTAAG ACGGCTCCCAGTGTCTCCAAGGCTCTGGAGCAGTTCGTCAAGCCTGAACAGCTGGATGGAGAAAATGCCTACAAATGCACCAA GTGCAAAAAAATGGTCACAGCCTCAAAGAGATTCACCATCCACCGCAGTTCAAATGTGCTCACCCTCTCACTCAAACGCTTTGCAAACTTCAGTGGAGGCAAAATCACAAAG GATGTGAAATATCCAGAGTACCTGGACCTGCGGCCCTTCACGTCTCAGTCTCAAGGGGAGCCGCTGGTCTACGGGCTGTATGCTGTGCTCGTCCACTCTGGGTTCAGCTGCCACGCTGGACACTACTTCTGCTACGTTAAG GCCAGCAATGGGCAGTGGTATCAGATGAACGACTCCTCCGTGTCCGTCAGCGACATCCGCTCCGTCCTCAACCAGCAGGCCTACGTCCTTTTCTACGTCAA GTCCCGTGATGTGAGGAGAGCAGGCGACTACAGCCACATGAGCCATAACCCAGGCGTCCCCGGTCAGTCTTCTCCACGGCCGGTGGTGATACCGCGCATCAACACCACCGTCCACCACGGCAACACCGGCTTCATAGGCCCGCAGCTGCCCCCACACATGACCAAG CGCAATCTCCACGTTAACGGGAATGGATCTCTGAGGGACTATCCCACCAACTCCAAGCCCAGCACCAGCGTTGTGGGCAAACGTAACCACGGACcggcctcttcctctgcttccaTCTCCCACTCAATCAGCCGGCCCACTATGATCCCGGACCACGACAAGCGCCAGAAACTTTCCTTCTTCATTGGACAAGGCAAACTGAACCGcccgtcgtcctcgtcgtcttACAGCCAGCCGTCCTCTGCCAGcggcagcagctgctcctccagctctttgtcctcctcacaGTCTACCTCAGACGTCCGCTTCGTTCCACGTCAGCTTAACCACGCGTCCCGCAGCAACGGGGATCACCACGCGTCCTTCTTGGTGCCCTACGGCCAAGAGTCCTCAGAGGAATCGGACCAGGAGAACTGTGGCTCTCTGGCCGCGTCCCACCTCAACGGAAACAAGCGAACGGGGGCCGCCTTTGATCATTCCACGCGAGCCACCAACGGACTGTCGGCAGTGCACCACAATGGCAACGGGTTACACGGGCCGACCAATGGCGTCTCCGAATGCAGTCAGAACGGACACCACCATGAACACCACAAAGTGAACGGACACGACCCCCCCGATAAA GTCTCTGGCAGTAATCATGGAGGTTTTTCCTCTGTGACTGCTGTTGCTGCTAATGGACTCGACAGTGACCACAGTCAAACAAG TGACGAGGCCCATAATTCCTCCTCATCCAAGGCCAGTTCTTCTCCGGGCATCCATCCTGCGTCCGGTGACAGCCAGCACCTCTCCGCCCCGGACACGAGGGCGAGCGACGCGTCTGAGCCCCTCCCTCAGCACGCAGCGCCCTCCGCCGTTACCTCTCCGCCCTCGGCTGCTCCGACGAAGACCCACTCCGTCTCGTCCAAAGAATCGTCTTCCCCTGCTGCTCGGCATTGCGACCCTACGGCCTCGTCCGTCCCGCCGGACTGCTCCCGGAAACACAACGGGGCCTCTGCAGCGCCACAGAAAGTCTGCAGCGGTGGGGGGGATGCGAGAGATTTCCCACCGACCTGCAGTGCGTCAGCGGGGACTGAAAGACGCGgcgattctgattctgattccaAGGAAAAACACCAGTTCAAGCCCAGTTTGAGAGGCCATGAAGTACAAAGTTACAGAGAGTGCGAGAGAGACAGATCGTACTGGGACAGAGaccgggagagacactacagggACCGGAGTCACCGGCGGCCGTACAGGGAGCGTTTTCCTCCTCACAGCCGCTCCTACAGGGACTCGGGGTCCGAGCAGCGCCGGGAGCGAAGCCTCCAGCACTCGAGGGAGCGCGACCGCGACAGATGCTCCAACCATCACCACCATTATCACAGCCGCCGCTACAAAGAGGACCGGGGCCGTGAGCGGAGGGGACGCGGCTCTCCGTCCAGGGAGAAGTGTCCCGATcgagggaggcggcggcggccggaCAGCCGAGAATCACGGGGGAGCGGCGGCAGGGAGAGGGACCGCTATCCGGCAAAAGAAGAGAATTCCTCAGAGCCAGAAACCTCCACAAAGTCCATGGACTCGCCCACTCAGGCCTGTCGCTCCGCGCTCGGATCGGCTCCAGACGGGGGGGATCAGAATCACAGGAGGTTGGCTGATCCTCCGAGCAAGGAGAGGGACGACGGCTCCGAGGCCCGCCGCTCTGGAAAACAcaagaagagcaagaaaaagaagaagtcgAAGGATAAAGACCGGCGCCGTGACAGCGG AAGCTCCGAAGTGGATTCCGACCGAGCcactgaaacaaaaaagaagaagaagaagaagaaaaagaggtcGCGGGACGGCGAGCCGCGCAGCCCGGGAGCGTCTCGCCGCcagaggagcagaagcagcgaggaggaggaaagccGCAAGCGTCGCCACGACGACACCAAGGAGGCTCAACGCGACCGCGTGTCTCTGCCAGAGAAGCGCCGGCGCCCGGACCACACGGATCCAGTCTCCTCCAACCACGCGGCCCCCACATACGGTTCGTGTCACCTCCATCTCAACGGACACAGAGCTATCGACGGTGTCCCTCCCCCAAAGTCGGCCTCAAAAATACCCAACGCGTGGAAATAA
- the eif2ak1 gene encoding eukaryotic translation initiation factor 2-alpha kinase 1 isoform X2, whose translation MDLGDRNIVEMIAKVIEEASDTDNNREVLMAGRRYPSVQEFASAIPNHLLLGSLLEHLCFVYESNPTRSRTLFKVIGQRLAAMNLLSPLAISDEFSTVRLQHNRAFTELLHAASSSLYPQGQQAAGSNAHKPAVRPKEGLFQAQTSRYLSEFEEVFRLGKGSYGKVFKVMNKLDGQFYAVKKILIRKVSKDDCMKVLREVKVLSSLLHMNVVGYHTAWMEHVQPASYPESLLPALQPPEQLDSSDESSDNSNSSSIVFQSLSQAPTDSRANVPPREAEPLGALGAAPVCAETTRQIPKNYVPCVFLGQGGPPKSSKCPAMGWEGAALVEEESSRGGIELNNNSCIDGEFQQWASKRRAANSSKEFHLMLYIQMQLCERSLKDWISERNTKPKEQTPGCPYGCVDTEHTLRLLRGILEGVKYIHSRGMMHRDLKPRNIFLLGNDCHVRIGDFGLACRDIIMEGHKSTPSSISESSHTTGVGTFVYAAPEQLKGSHYDSKSDMYSIGVLALELFQPFGTEMERVRTLGDLREGNISDSFCRRWPVLSKFIMKLTNKEPSVRPTASQLLQSELFCSKDIVIHSLQRRVEEQEGEIMQLRRQISRLQSSEVTVSVSESDEAKAL comes from the exons atggaCCTAGGAGACAGAAACATTGTTGAAATGATTGCAAAGGTTATCGAAGAAG CGTCCGACACAGATAACAACCGTGAGGTGTTGATGGCTGGCCGGCGTTACCCGTCCGTCCAGGAGTTCGCCTCAGCCATACCCAACCACCTTCTCCTGGGCTCCCTGCTGGAGCACCTGTGCTTTGTCTACGAGAGCAACCCCACGCGCTCCCGCACGCTCTTCAAAG TCATTGGCCAGCGTTTAGCGGCCATGAACCTCCTCTCACCGTTGGCCATAAGTGACGAGTTCAGCACCGTCAGGCTGCAGCACAACCGGGCCTTCACTGAGCTGCTTCACGCTGCCAGCTCCTCGCTGTATCCACAG GGCCAGCAAGCTGCCGGCTCCAACGCGCACAAGCCTGCTGTCAG ACCCAAGGAGGGGCTGTTTCAAGCACAAACGTCCCGCTATCTCAGTGAATTTGAAGAAGTGTTTAGACTGGGAAAAGGCTCTTATGGAAAGGTTTTTAAG GTTATGAACAAATTAGATGGACAGTTTTATGCTGTGAAGAAAATTCTCATCAGAAAAGTCTCAAAGGATGACTGCATGAAG gTCCTCAGGGAAGTCAAAGTGTTATCCAGCCTGCTGCATATGAATGTTGTGGGCTATCACACTGCGTGGATGGAGCATGTTCAGCCTGCGTCAT ATCCTGAGTCTCTCCTTCCGGCGCTGCAGCCCCCTGAACAACTGGACAG CTCCGATGAGAGCTCCGACAACAGCAACAGCTCCTCCATAGTTTTTCAAAGCCTCAGTCAAGCCCCAACAGACTCCAGAGCCAACGTGCCCCCGAGAGAGGCCGAGCCCCTCGGCGCTTTGGGTGCAGCTCCAGTGTGTGCCGAGACCACGCGCCAGATTCCCAAGAACTACGTCCCCTGTGTGTTCCTGGGACAGGGAGGTCCACCCAAGAGCTCCAAATGTCCAGCGATGGGTTGGGAGGGCGCAGCACTGGTAGAAGAGGAGTCCAGCAGGGGGGGCATCGAACTGAACAACAACTCCTGCATCGACGGGGAATTTCAGCAGTGGGCCAGCAAAAGACGTGCGGCGAACTCTTCTAAAGAG ttccacctgatgctctaCATCCAGATGCAGCTGTGTGAGCGCTCACTGAAGGACTGGATCTCCGAGAGGAACACCAAGCCCAAAGAGCAAACCCCAGGAT GCCCTTATGGATGTGTTGACACCGAACACACCCTCCGTCTGCTCAGAGGGATCCTGGAAGGAGTGAAGTACATCCACTCCAGGGGAATGATGCACAGGGACCTGAAG ccCAGGAACATTTTCCTCCTCGGTAACGACTGCCATGTTCGAATTGGGGACTTTGGCTTGGCCTGCAGGGATATAATAATGGAGGGCCATAAAAGCACCCCATCGTCCATCAGTG AGTCTTCACATACTACAGGTGTTGGCACGTTTGTGTATGCCGCTCCCGAACAACTGAAGGGCTCCCATTATGATTCAAAG TCAGACATGTACAGCATCGGGGTCCTGGCTCTCGAACTTTTCCAGCCGTTCGGGACTGAGATGGAGCGGGTCCGGACCCTGGGGGACCTGAGGGAGGGGAACATCTCAGACTCGTTCTGCCGGAGATGGCCCGTCCTGTCCAAGTTCATTATGAAGCTGACGAACAAGGAGCCAAGTGTTCGTCCCACAGCCAGCCAGCTTCTACAGAGTGAACTCTTCTGCAGTAAAGACATA GTGATCCACAGTTTACAAAGAAGGGTtgaagagcaggagggagaaatcATGCAGCTGAGGAGACAGATCAGTCGGCTTCAAAGCTCAGAAGTCACAGTTAGTGTCTCTGAGTCTGATGAGGCCAAAGCCTTATAG